One genomic window of Thermococcus indicus includes the following:
- a CDS encoding metallophosphoesterase yields MKAGRLMALLVALLTIVAVPVSTVWAASSSVTPGEILVQPLPGVPAIGKPGDIVEIHPVEGVAIDSLQIVSILHGPYDLQIVGTENGVIKAKIPEDAVPDVYFLVVKSDKGEVTIPNGVWVMKKTPTVLRIAHGSDLHVTSGSKTGFVCGDYFQKSIPEILKYCEHPYAMHSYTAHDSFMTYYAMTGAGGENVVNIIISTGDDVDTNGDSEGYKMFDTGIIHGTAAGMPFISIKGNHDHPPTYYNKYVGPRYFYEVIGDFLIIGLDSRGEERHPELEQLQWMENVLESHPNKTVIVLVHHPFWYSTPDGKWGGTIKGYTAFDDGDWNALTKFISWDWEGKSGEYDEIARTFLQLVEKYNVRLVLAGHIHKDKPVLYIDKEGNEHWFYTVTTTGAPDKTSNPPSETDKKRGYTTPSWYGSQVIYVYENGTVKFPLAGDVLHEGISSLPIPQKFIVYRQNGEDGTAVKFVNELDNTVSGPFVLEIPAGAKVDPEHTNITYTVLGEREIGGTYYMLLNVTVPTGVSQITIVKEADTQAPEVKIGYLSPSKPKPGQNFKVYIIAGDNVGIRDMRVQIISDGKVLAEYPAFSMKPAEVEATYYTEIPGVDANEFTIKVIATDFYGNTCETTYTVGGSTSTSSPSQTTTESGGSTCGPALIVGLALLPVLLRKRK; encoded by the coding sequence ATGAAGGCAGGCAGGCTTATGGCCCTTTTGGTGGCGCTGCTTACCATAGTGGCAGTCCCAGTGAGCACGGTCTGGGCCGCTTCAAGCAGTGTGACACCGGGGGAGATCCTGGTTCAGCCGCTCCCGGGAGTTCCAGCGATAGGGAAGCCCGGAGACATAGTTGAAATACACCCCGTTGAGGGAGTTGCTATCGATTCCCTTCAGATAGTCTCCATACTTCACGGGCCCTACGACCTCCAGATAGTGGGCACCGAGAACGGCGTCATCAAGGCCAAGATACCGGAGGACGCGGTTCCGGACGTCTACTTCCTCGTCGTCAAGAGCGACAAGGGCGAGGTCACGATACCCAACGGCGTGTGGGTCATGAAAAAGACTCCAACGGTTCTCAGGATAGCCCACGGCAGCGACCTCCACGTCACCAGCGGCTCCAAGACGGGATTCGTCTGCGGTGACTACTTCCAGAAGAGCATCCCCGAGATACTCAAGTACTGCGAGCACCCCTACGCGATGCACAGCTACACCGCCCACGACAGCTTCATGACGTACTACGCAATGACGGGAGCGGGCGGTGAGAACGTTGTTAACATCATAATAAGCACCGGTGACGACGTCGATACCAACGGCGACAGCGAGGGCTACAAGATGTTCGACACGGGCATAATCCACGGCACCGCCGCCGGCATGCCCTTCATAAGCATAAAGGGCAACCACGACCATCCGCCGACCTACTACAACAAGTACGTTGGCCCCAGGTACTTCTACGAGGTCATAGGCGACTTCCTCATAATAGGCCTGGACAGCCGCGGCGAGGAGAGGCACCCCGAACTCGAGCAGCTCCAGTGGATGGAGAACGTGCTTGAGAGCCACCCCAACAAGACGGTCATAGTCCTCGTTCACCACCCGTTCTGGTACAGCACCCCCGACGGCAAGTGGGGCGGAACCATAAAGGGCTACACGGCCTTTGACGACGGCGACTGGAACGCCCTGACCAAATTCATAAGCTGGGACTGGGAGGGCAAGAGCGGCGAGTACGATGAGATAGCCAGAACCTTCCTCCAGCTCGTCGAGAAGTACAACGTCAGGCTCGTCCTTGCTGGACACATCCACAAGGACAAGCCGGTTCTCTACATCGACAAGGAGGGCAACGAGCACTGGTTCTACACCGTCACCACCACCGGCGCACCCGACAAGACCAGCAACCCGCCGAGCGAGACCGATAAGAAGAGGGGCTACACCACTCCGAGCTGGTACGGCTCGCAGGTCATCTACGTCTATGAAAACGGCACCGTGAAGTTCCCGCTCGCGGGGGACGTCCTCCACGAGGGCATAAGCTCCCTCCCGATACCGCAGAAGTTCATCGTTTACAGGCAGAACGGTGAAGACGGAACCGCCGTCAAGTTCGTGAACGAGCTTGACAACACCGTCAGCGGGCCCTTCGTCCTCGAGATACCTGCGGGAGCCAAGGTTGATCCGGAGCACACCAACATAACCTACACCGTCCTCGGCGAGAGAGAAATCGGCGGAACCTACTACATGCTCCTCAACGTCACCGTCCCGACCGGCGTCAGCCAGATAACCATCGTCAAGGAAGCCGACACCCAGGCACCCGAGGTCAAAATCGGCTACCTCTCCCCCAGCAAGCCAAAACCCGGGCAGAACTTCAAGGTTTACATAATCGCGGGCGACAACGTCGGAATCAGGGACATGAGGGTGCAGATAATCAGCGACGGTAAGGTTCTGGCAGAGTACCCGGCGTTCTCGATGAAGCCGGCAGAGGTCGAGGCCACCTACTACACCGAGATCCCGGGCGTTGATGCAAACGAGTTCACCATCAAGGTCATCGCGACCGACTTCTACGGCAACACCTGCGAGACCACCTACACCGTCGGCGGAAGCACTAGCACCAGCAGCCCGAGCCAGACGACCACTGAGAGCGGTGGAAGCACCTGCGGCCCGGCCCTCATCGTGGGCCTCGCACTCCTCCCGGTTCTCCTCAGGAAGAGGAAGTGA
- a CDS encoding ABC transporter ATP-binding protein — protein MVDVKLENIVKTFGETVALKGIDLHIKAGELFTLLGPSGCGKSTTLRIIAGLDFPDSGTIHFGDEEVTYLPSSKRGAVLVFQNYALWPHMTVFDNVAYGLKLKKLPKDEIKKKVEWALELVKLEGFADRYPTQLSGGQQQRVAIARALVVEPKVLLLDEPLSNLDAKLRLEMRSEIRRIQRELGITVIYVTHDQEEAMAISDRIAVMNVGTVEQVGTPKEIYETPRTEFVASFMGKTNVIPAKVVERNGDRVSVEFEGIRLDGLYYTEKSDDVVIVIRPERIKLKPVENAVSFTGTVDLIEYYGFFIEVVGLFGDTRIIARTISDREIAGLRPLQQVTFYVERDDIIVLPKQQL, from the coding sequence ATGGTTGACGTCAAGCTTGAGAACATCGTCAAAACCTTCGGAGAAACGGTTGCCCTCAAGGGGATAGACCTTCATATAAAGGCCGGAGAGCTCTTCACCCTGCTCGGGCCGAGCGGGTGTGGAAAGTCCACGACGCTGAGAATAATAGCGGGTCTGGACTTCCCGGACAGCGGCACAATACACTTCGGCGACGAGGAGGTCACCTACCTCCCGTCCAGCAAGCGCGGTGCGGTGCTCGTCTTCCAGAACTACGCCCTGTGGCCACACATGACGGTTTTCGACAACGTAGCCTACGGACTCAAGCTCAAGAAGCTTCCAAAGGACGAGATAAAGAAGAAGGTCGAGTGGGCCCTCGAACTCGTCAAGCTTGAGGGCTTCGCGGACCGCTACCCGACCCAGCTTTCCGGCGGCCAGCAGCAGCGTGTCGCGATAGCTAGAGCTTTAGTCGTCGAGCCCAAGGTTCTCCTCCTCGACGAGCCGCTAAGCAACCTCGACGCCAAGCTCAGGCTTGAGATGCGCTCCGAGATAAGGAGAATCCAGCGCGAGCTCGGCATTACCGTCATCTACGTCACCCATGACCAGGAGGAGGCAATGGCAATAAGCGATAGGATTGCCGTCATGAACGTCGGAACCGTCGAGCAGGTCGGAACGCCGAAGGAGATATACGAGACCCCGAGGACGGAGTTCGTCGCCAGCTTCATGGGCAAGACCAACGTCATCCCGGCCAAGGTTGTCGAGAGGAACGGCGACCGCGTTTCCGTCGAGTTCGAGGGCATAAGGCTCGACGGTCTTTACTACACCGAGAAGAGCGACGACGTCGTCATAGTCATCAGGCCTGAGAGGATAAAGCTTAAGCCGGTCGAGAACGCGGTCTCATTCACCGGGACCGTTGACCTCATCGAGTACTACGGCTTCTTCATCGAGGTCGTTGGCCTCTTCGGAGACACCAGGATCATCGCCAGAACCATCAGCGACAGGGAAATAGCAGGACTCAGGCCGCTCCAGCAGGTGACGTTCTACGTCGAGAGGGACGACATAATCGTCCTTCCAAAGCAGCAGCTTTAA
- a CDS encoding restriction endonuclease, translating into MPWTQDLIRLAPRETLVGEVIELLKRMGFRDYERVAGRKEWGIDVVAIRDDPIAGIEKVVLAVHPKGLASSRDVNVFADLVNKYKADKGILISPAGFTKDAKVLISREHRGRVVPWDGEKLASLFNNYRMEPPADLVERLKAEAEEGEEKGPLEEFELDAPLLQDFSPEAVLGKVASFAASKYPVKPEEVKLESIAVSLSSAYIFSWSVEGDGEKDRAAVFSEDRIVLRATQDKNLSVPITRALLNDRSIVRATEREVEVPLSPSEAVFVLKAVAAKELGVPEGRVTIHERKKVYVPKEARLEVRVGENLAGARVDLERGEVTFEMNPLPDDYFVERVRDIVRKQTGEEIGEYELKRTNGKVKISGKTGRFSFEAQFNGYTGRLLGMEILMSDDALSELLRNAYPQGRVINLEKGKKAAVADILLDGGVVVVSVDLTDGSYEEARRLPSPEDAFENARTVIEDNFPLRDLVMESYRVLEHKYLELVLESADGKAIVKVDGSTGDVLDYLVEVTAERAKEIVSEKYPDFEIKSVEATETEYTVTAENDRHMVTVRVSRDGKLIEEADRVLRRDLAERMAAEAAKEIDEEAAIRSVTLNENWEVEFAGRTKVGRFVLHRTTGEVLKSDVRFTEMAIKESYLTHVMEKYGEERPAVERLVLYEERGYVHIKVAGKETLYYARIDTRTGKIISEDRAPTKGITAKLKQLQLDSRYK; encoded by the coding sequence ATGCCGTGGACCCAGGATTTAATAAGACTGGCACCCAGGGAAACGCTTGTTGGAGAGGTAATCGAGCTGCTGAAGAGAATGGGCTTCAGGGACTACGAGAGGGTGGCGGGCAGGAAGGAGTGGGGAATAGACGTCGTGGCAATAAGGGACGACCCCATAGCGGGGATCGAGAAGGTTGTTCTGGCGGTTCATCCCAAGGGACTGGCCTCTTCGAGGGACGTCAACGTCTTCGCTGACCTGGTGAACAAGTACAAGGCGGATAAGGGAATACTGATATCCCCCGCAGGATTCACGAAGGACGCCAAGGTTCTGATATCCAGGGAACACAGAGGGAGGGTGGTTCCATGGGACGGCGAGAAGCTCGCCTCCCTGTTCAACAACTACCGGATGGAACCGCCCGCGGATCTTGTGGAGCGGCTTAAGGCTGAGGCGGAGGAGGGAGAAGAAAAAGGCCCCCTGGAGGAGTTCGAGCTCGATGCCCCGCTTCTCCAGGACTTCTCACCCGAGGCCGTGCTGGGGAAGGTGGCCTCGTTCGCGGCCTCCAAATACCCCGTGAAGCCGGAGGAGGTGAAGCTTGAATCCATCGCGGTCTCCCTGTCCAGTGCGTACATATTCTCCTGGTCCGTCGAGGGGGATGGCGAGAAGGACAGGGCGGCGGTGTTTTCAGAGGACCGTATAGTCCTCAGGGCAACGCAGGACAAGAACCTGAGCGTTCCCATAACCAGGGCCCTCCTTAATGACCGCTCCATCGTACGTGCCACGGAGCGGGAGGTGGAGGTCCCCCTGAGCCCAAGCGAGGCGGTCTTCGTCCTTAAAGCCGTCGCCGCAAAGGAGCTCGGCGTTCCCGAAGGCAGGGTAACCATCCACGAGAGGAAGAAGGTCTACGTTCCCAAAGAGGCCAGACTCGAGGTTCGGGTGGGTGAAAACCTGGCCGGGGCCAGGGTCGATCTGGAGCGCGGAGAGGTAACCTTTGAGATGAACCCCCTGCCGGATGACTACTTCGTTGAGAGGGTCCGAGACATCGTTCGGAAGCAGACGGGGGAGGAAATCGGCGAGTACGAGCTAAAGAGGACAAACGGAAAGGTCAAGATATCGGGAAAGACGGGGCGCTTCTCGTTTGAGGCCCAGTTCAACGGCTACACCGGCAGGCTCCTCGGGATGGAGATTCTCATGAGCGACGATGCCCTCAGCGAACTCCTGAGAAACGCCTATCCTCAGGGCAGGGTCATCAACCTCGAGAAGGGCAAGAAGGCCGCGGTGGCGGACATACTACTGGATGGGGGTGTGGTCGTTGTCAGCGTCGATCTCACCGACGGCAGCTACGAGGAGGCCAGGAGGCTCCCATCACCCGAGGACGCCTTCGAAAACGCCAGGACTGTCATAGAGGACAACTTTCCGCTGAGAGACCTGGTCATGGAATCATACCGTGTGCTGGAGCACAAATACCTGGAGCTGGTTCTTGAGAGCGCCGATGGAAAGGCCATCGTGAAGGTGGACGGCTCGACGGGGGACGTCCTCGACTACCTCGTCGAGGTGACGGCGGAGAGGGCGAAGGAGATAGTCTCCGAGAAGTATCCGGACTTCGAGATAAAGTCCGTCGAGGCCACCGAAACCGAATACACCGTTACCGCCGAGAACGACCGCCACATGGTAACCGTCAGGGTCAGCAGGGACGGCAAGCTAATCGAGGAGGCGGACCGTGTTCTGAGAAGGGACCTCGCCGAGAGGATGGCCGCCGAGGCCGCAAAGGAGATAGATGAGGAGGCTGCGATAAGGTCCGTAACGCTCAACGAGAACTGGGAGGTCGAATTCGCCGGAAGAACGAAGGTTGGAAGGTTCGTCCTTCACAGAACCACGGGGGAGGTTCTGAAGAGCGACGTCCGCTTCACAGAGATGGCGATAAAGGAATCATACCTAACGCATGTGATGGAGAAATACGGGGAAGAACGGCCAGCGGTGGAGCGCCTCGTCCTCTACGAGGAGAGGGGCTACGTCCACATCAAGGTGGCGGGGAAGGAGACCCTTTACTACGCGAGAATAGACACAAGAACCGGGAAGATAATAAGTGAAGACAGGGCGCCGACAAAGGGAATAACGGCAAAGCTGAAGCAGCTTCAGCTGGACAGCAGATACAAGTGA
- a CDS encoding ABC transporter permease has protein sequence MKVSKWSERLFGTPLFDPVVTFSFLFPLLYLVAFLIIPVLAMLAVAFEYNGHFSFHWFTSILTSEYYVSWPTGDFAKLVTMPNGEQIYYIQGVDFGVILNSIIVSISVMILTTILGTIFAFVMARYDFPGKNIVRILLFVPLLVTPFVNVFIVKKMFLPNGLINWIFYDMLHIFPHRVVIDGLVGVIVAQTMTYYPIVYLNAYASFINIDPTLEEQAENLGSRGFHLFRTVTFPLALPGIAAGATLVGIFSLEDLAAPIVFQGNPLARKLMSFQIYSAFTSGFNVGSPQLAALALIMLTIAILMFLGIRKYVSMRQYAMLSKGGRWKPRVAKPKGWQAALIYLVVLPMLLISIFPQVGVVLLAFSESWAGTWPQGFTTAHIQSIITQPDIERVIINSIMYSTAAIVVILLLSLTASYASSRFKKSKLGPVLDSLSTIPIAVPGIVIAMSYFFFFAKVFPDTPLDPTNLLGFNPAMVLVLAYSIRRLPFAARSISAGIQQVHVSLEEAALNLGAGRWKALTGILIPLILLNLLGGAMLSFVYCMSETRVGITLGSINPEYYPITARMVELMTSAVGSANLAAALGVFLMTVQIVAIVLANVITKQRYSFIGLT, from the coding sequence ATGAAGGTAAGCAAGTGGAGCGAGAGACTCTTTGGAACCCCACTGTTCGATCCTGTCGTGACTTTCTCGTTCCTGTTCCCTCTCCTGTACCTCGTGGCGTTCCTTATAATCCCAGTGCTGGCGATGCTGGCGGTGGCCTTCGAGTACAACGGACACTTCTCCTTCCACTGGTTCACCAGCATACTGACCTCGGAGTACTACGTAAGCTGGCCCACCGGAGACTTCGCCAAGCTTGTCACGATGCCCAACGGGGAGCAGATATACTACATTCAGGGCGTTGATTTTGGAGTTATCCTCAACTCCATAATAGTCTCCATAAGCGTCATGATCCTCACCACCATACTGGGAACCATCTTCGCCTTCGTCATGGCGCGCTACGACTTCCCGGGCAAGAACATCGTGAGGATACTCCTCTTCGTCCCGCTCCTCGTTACGCCGTTCGTGAATGTCTTCATCGTCAAGAAGATGTTCCTGCCCAACGGACTTATAAACTGGATATTCTACGACATGCTCCACATCTTCCCGCACAGGGTAGTCATTGACGGCCTCGTGGGCGTCATAGTCGCCCAGACCATGACCTACTACCCCATAGTCTACCTCAACGCCTACGCGAGCTTCATAAACATCGACCCCACCCTTGAGGAGCAGGCGGAGAACCTTGGAAGCAGGGGCTTCCACCTCTTCAGGACGGTAACGTTCCCCCTTGCCCTCCCGGGAATCGCGGCGGGAGCAACCCTCGTCGGAATCTTCAGCCTCGAGGACCTCGCGGCGCCGATAGTCTTCCAGGGCAACCCGCTCGCCAGGAAGCTCATGTCCTTCCAGATTTACAGCGCCTTCACGAGCGGTTTCAACGTTGGAAGCCCGCAGCTCGCTGCCCTCGCGCTCATAATGCTCACAATAGCTATCCTGATGTTCCTTGGAATCAGGAAGTACGTCAGCATGAGGCAGTACGCGATGCTCAGCAAGGGCGGCAGGTGGAAGCCGAGGGTTGCCAAGCCCAAGGGCTGGCAGGCGGCGCTCATATACCTCGTCGTCCTTCCGATGCTCCTCATCTCGATATTCCCGCAGGTCGGTGTTGTTCTCCTGGCCTTCAGCGAGAGCTGGGCCGGAACCTGGCCCCAGGGCTTCACCACCGCCCACATACAGAGCATCATCACCCAGCCGGACATCGAGAGGGTCATCATAAACAGCATAATGTACTCCACCGCGGCCATAGTTGTCATACTCCTGCTCTCCCTCACCGCCTCCTACGCCTCCAGCAGGTTCAAGAAGAGCAAGCTCGGGCCGGTTCTCGACAGCCTCTCCACGATCCCGATAGCCGTTCCAGGTATCGTCATCGCAATGAGCTACTTCTTCTTCTTTGCCAAGGTGTTCCCGGACACGCCCCTCGACCCCACGAACCTGCTCGGTTTCAACCCTGCGATGGTTCTCGTGCTGGCGTACTCAATCAGGCGTCTGCCCTTCGCAGCGCGCTCCATCTCGGCCGGAATCCAGCAGGTTCACGTGTCCCTCGAGGAGGCGGCGCTCAACCTCGGCGCAGGAAGGTGGAAGGCACTGACCGGAATCCTCATACCGCTGATACTCCTTAACCTCCTCGGAGGAGCCATGCTGAGCTTCGTCTACTGTATGAGCGAGACCCGCGTCGGCATCACCCTCGGTTCCATCAACCCAGAGTACTACCCGATAACCGCCAGGATGGTCGAGCTCATGACGAGCGCCGTTGGAAGCGCCAACCTCGCCGCTGCGCTCGGTGTCTTCCTCATGACGGTACAGATCGTGGCCATAGTCCTGGCAAACGTGATAACCAAGCAGAGGTACTCATTCATAGGTCTCACATGA
- a CDS encoding DUF447 domain-containing protein, protein MRGFLEFLNEGQVYEVLLVTRSNAAPVGVVKRGNRLFFKLFGGKSAGELREHPYASLQVTNDVELIVKLALNLQMELEFEDRGRTGGYGDSPGFTDGSRSPRKSMRTIWGKHPF, encoded by the coding sequence ATGCGTGGATTTCTGGAATTCCTCAACGAGGGGCAGGTCTACGAGGTTCTGCTCGTCACGAGATCAAATGCCGCCCCGGTGGGTGTTGTAAAAAGAGGGAACAGGCTGTTCTTCAAGCTCTTCGGTGGAAAGAGCGCTGGAGAGCTGAGGGAGCACCCGTATGCCTCTCTGCAGGTCACCAACGATGTCGAGCTTATTGTAAAGCTCGCCCTCAACCTGCAGATGGAGCTTGAGTTTGAGGACAGGGGGCGCACAGGTGGATACGGGGACTCCCCGGGGTTTACGGACGGGTCACGTTCACCGAGGAAGTCTATGAGGACAATCTGGGGAAAACATCCGTTTTGA
- a CDS encoding DUF447 family spectrin-like domain-containing protein: MRCSLEPAGVIAGVLPPRPLSRADWHLLEMAVDFTRLEVALRNGKMEAARKLRGRIVENYSSYRRFGGSSKLAETMMAALDGSG, encoded by the coding sequence TTGAGGTGTTCGCTGGAACCCGCGGGAGTCATCGCTGGAGTCCTGCCCCCAAGGCCCCTCAGCAGGGCGGACTGGCACCTCCTCGAGATGGCCGTGGACTTCACCCGGCTGGAGGTGGCCCTGAGGAACGGGAAGATGGAGGCCGCCAGGAAGCTGCGCGGAAGGATAGTCGAGAACTATTCCTCCTACAGACGGTTCGGGGGAAGCTCGAAGCTGGCCGAGACTATGATGGCGGCACTGGACGGAAGTGGGTAA
- a CDS encoding ABC transporter substrate-binding protein: MKKPVAIGFILLLALSVVASGCISGGNGGETSGITLVIVTRHDATIQYMVKQTFLQSDVAKQYNIEDIKFIKVPESLWPSYIEKGADVGWGGGPTLFDDLYKAGYLAPITDEKVLGLIGNPIPTELAGMPMIRKDGDKVYWIAAALSSFGFTVNKKQLEKWNLPVPQKWEDIASEDWALNPPQYGIADPTRSTSNTRIYQIILQAFGWEEGWRIMTLITANSKVYMQSDAVRDAVINGEIAAGNTIDFYGYTAMQQNPDCQYIVPKGESIINGDPIALLKNAQHPEAAQAFIYWVLTEGQAVWMSPDVNRLPINPQIFDMTITKPYADVIFKGENEGKTYGEARPALEKAYQDAINAEGIPFDDKRALETISALQYYFKATLVDPNQELHDAWVAIVQAYRDGKITKGQFEQLKDELTAPIEFKDPETGQTVTFTEEYAKKINDRIVKDRNFQDQLVQEWRQGAMDKYQKVLDDLKSMLG; the protein is encoded by the coding sequence ATGAAGAAGCCCGTGGCAATCGGCTTTATCCTGCTTCTTGCCCTCAGCGTCGTGGCCAGCGGCTGCATAAGCGGAGGAAACGGCGGTGAAACCTCCGGAATAACCCTTGTCATCGTCACGAGGCACGACGCGACCATACAGTACATGGTCAAGCAGACCTTCCTCCAGAGCGATGTCGCCAAACAGTACAACATCGAGGACATCAAGTTCATCAAGGTTCCGGAGAGCCTCTGGCCGAGCTATATCGAGAAAGGAGCCGACGTTGGCTGGGGTGGCGGACCTACACTCTTCGACGACCTCTACAAGGCAGGCTACCTCGCTCCCATAACCGACGAGAAGGTTCTCGGCCTCATCGGGAACCCAATTCCGACCGAGCTGGCAGGAATGCCGATGATAAGGAAGGACGGCGATAAGGTTTACTGGATCGCCGCGGCCCTTTCGTCGTTCGGATTCACCGTGAACAAGAAGCAGCTTGAGAAGTGGAACCTCCCGGTTCCGCAGAAGTGGGAGGACATAGCGAGCGAGGACTGGGCCCTCAATCCGCCCCAGTACGGCATAGCCGACCCGACCAGGAGCACCTCCAACACCAGGATATACCAGATTATCCTCCAGGCCTTCGGCTGGGAGGAGGGCTGGCGCATCATGACCCTAATCACCGCCAACTCCAAGGTCTACATGCAGAGCGATGCCGTCAGGGACGCGGTCATAAACGGTGAGATAGCGGCCGGAAACACCATCGACTTCTACGGCTACACCGCCATGCAGCAGAACCCCGACTGCCAGTACATAGTCCCTAAGGGAGAGAGCATCATAAACGGCGACCCGATAGCGCTCCTCAAGAACGCTCAGCACCCCGAGGCGGCGCAGGCCTTCATCTACTGGGTTCTCACCGAGGGCCAGGCCGTCTGGATGAGCCCCGACGTGAACAGGCTCCCGATCAACCCGCAGATATTCGACATGACCATCACCAAGCCCTACGCTGACGTCATCTTCAAGGGCGAGAACGAGGGTAAGACCTACGGTGAGGCCAGGCCTGCCCTCGAGAAGGCTTACCAGGACGCCATAAACGCCGAGGGAATACCCTTTGACGACAAGCGCGCCCTCGAGACCATCAGCGCCCTCCAGTACTACTTCAAAGCCACCCTCGTTGACCCGAACCAGGAGCTCCACGACGCGTGGGTGGCAATAGTCCAGGCCTACAGGGACGGCAAGATAACCAAGGGGCAGTTCGAGCAGCTCAAGGACGAGCTCACCGCCCCGATAGAGTTCAAGGACCCCGAGACCGGCCAGACCGTTACCTTCACCGAGGAGTACGCCAAGAAGATAAACGACAGGATCGTCAAGGACAGGAACTTCCAGGACCAGCTCGTCCAGGAGTGGCGCCAGGGCGCCATGGACAAGTACCAGAAGGTACTCGACGACCTCAAGAGCATGCTGGGTTGA
- a CDS encoding CGP-CTERM sorting domain-containing protein has protein sequence MRKAAIILAVFVFFGVFGFAMASATTVGVDLAHGESDKGLAVLTDKDGNVLAEGMIKTISDVSWAYIGPAEKADELGIKQLGEKITYDAIKDVDFLILGQPTQAFSPDEVQAIVQWWNDGNRILWVAGDSDYGDGPQRIDFVDTILDAIGANLRLDQCSAEDATSNAGAGYRVVGLVNPDSGTPDKDMLTKDFKNGGKVLFHGPGVVAYVDENGNWQSLHGGIADGIYIIVTTSADGQIVENTDPAAQAYTAGDVGEFPLMAVQLFEDKKNVLVVSGETPYGGYEPMWSPTYHGVDLDGPQFVTNFIHWAVSVQQNLGQTETSETGEGGSTCGPAALIGLALIPLALYRRRK, from the coding sequence ATGAGGAAGGCTGCAATAATACTTGCGGTGTTTGTTTTCTTTGGTGTTTTTGGATTTGCCATGGCCAGTGCTACGACCGTCGGTGTTGACCTCGCCCACGGCGAGAGCGACAAGGGTCTGGCAGTTCTGACCGACAAGGACGGCAACGTTCTCGCTGAGGGAATGATAAAGACCATCAGCGACGTCAGCTGGGCATACATTGGGCCGGCCGAGAAGGCCGATGAGCTTGGAATCAAGCAGCTCGGCGAGAAGATAACCTACGACGCCATCAAGGACGTGGACTTCCTCATCCTCGGCCAGCCGACCCAGGCCTTCAGCCCGGACGAGGTTCAGGCCATCGTCCAGTGGTGGAACGACGGAAACAGGATCCTCTGGGTTGCTGGCGACTCCGACTACGGTGACGGCCCGCAGAGGATCGACTTCGTGGACACCATTCTCGACGCCATCGGTGCCAACCTCAGGCTCGACCAGTGCTCCGCCGAGGACGCCACCAGCAACGCTGGAGCCGGCTACCGTGTCGTCGGTCTCGTCAACCCGGACAGTGGAACCCCCGACAAGGACATGCTCACCAAGGACTTCAAGAACGGCGGCAAGGTCCTCTTCCACGGACCGGGTGTCGTTGCTTACGTCGATGAGAACGGCAACTGGCAGAGCCTCCACGGCGGAATAGCCGATGGGATATACATCATAGTCACCACCAGCGCCGACGGTCAGATCGTTGAGAACACCGACCCGGCGGCCCAGGCTTACACCGCCGGTGACGTTGGCGAGTTCCCGCTCATGGCCGTCCAGCTCTTCGAGGACAAGAAGAACGTCCTCGTTGTCAGCGGTGAGACCCCCTACGGCGGCTACGAGCCGATGTGGAGCCCGACCTACCACGGCGTTGACCTCGACGGCCCGCAGTTCGTCACCAACTTCATTCACTGGGCCGTCAGCGTCCAGCAGAACCTCGGTCAGACCGAGACTAGTGAGACCGGCGAGGGCGGAAGCACCTGCGGTCCGGCGGCTCTGATAGGCCTTGCCCTCATACCTCTTGCCCTCTACAGGAGGAGGAAGTGA